Proteins found in one Gopherus flavomarginatus isolate rGopFla2 chromosome 18, rGopFla2.mat.asm, whole genome shotgun sequence genomic segment:
- the LOC127036875 gene encoding uncharacterized protein LOC127036875, giving the protein MIEIMAPLVGRASTWALGRAAHEPLVPDPRQPGAGDRRGPGQRNRAPLGAAVPRWCPRGGCISVPAELFSCCVIHGWSPAPQPQRWLHLSARGAILLQHYTRLAPVVPQRWLHLSARQAVLVQRYTRLVPSTPAPEAAASQRQTSRSPPVLYTAGPQHPSPRGGCISAPDKPFSSSVIHGWSPAPQPQRQLHLSARQAVLLQHYTRLVPSTSAPEVAASQHQRSCSPAALYTAGPSDAPEAAASQRQTSRSPAALYTAVPQWCPRGGCISALGKPSLCDPCRACAFGRTPGPRAHPQTCPLHSWPDAGWGLGAGPGGWTREELRIFIVG; this is encoded by the exons ATGATAGAGATTATGGCGCCACTCGTGGGCAGAGCGTCCACTT GGGCCTTGGGCAGAGCCGCACACGAGCCCCTCGTGCCTGACCCCCGGCAGCCGGGCGCTGGCGACCGCCGAGGTCCAGGACAAAGAAACCGGGCGCCGTTAGGTGCGGCTGTTCCCCGGTGGtgccccagaggcggctgcatctccgTGCCGGCTGAGCTGTTCTCCTGCTGCGTTATACACGGCTGGTCCCCagcaccccagccccagaggtggctgcatctcagcgccagaggagccattctcctgcagcatTATACACGGCTGGCCCCAGTggtgccccagaggtggctgcatctcagcgccagacAAGCCGTTCTCGTGCAGCGTTATACACGGCTGGTCCCCagcaccccagccccagaggcggctgcatctcagcgccagacAAGCCGTTCTCCTCCAGTGTTATACACGGCTGGTCCCCagcaccccagccccagaggcggctgcatctcagcgccagacAAGCCGTTCTCCTCCAGCGTTATACACGGCTGGTCCCCagcaccccagccccagaggcaactgcatctcagcgccagacAAGCCGTTCTCCTGCAGCATTATACACGGCTGGTCCCCAGCACCTCAGCCcccgaggtggctgcatctcagcaccagaggAGCTGTTCTCCTGCAGCGTTATACACGGCTGGCCCCAGTGATGCCcccgag gcggctgcatctcagcgccagacAAGCCGTTCTCCTGCAGCGTTATACACGGCTGTTCCTCAGTGGtgccccagaggcggctgcatctccgCACTGGGCAAACCATCCCTGTGTGACCCCTGCAGGGCTTGTGCATTCGGACGGACTCCTGGCCCCAGGGCTCACCCCCAGACATGCCCCCTCCATTCCTGGCCTGATgcggggtggggcctgggggctgggcctgggggctgGACCCGGGAGGAATTGAGGATATTTATAGTGGGTTAA